In Lujinxingia litoralis, the following proteins share a genomic window:
- a CDS encoding choice-of-anchor D domain-containing protein, producing the protein MIETFSLTRRPSGIALLLSVFFALGLIACSDDPGDGNFDTINTGTLTVSPTSLNFEQVALGDSIAEMITITNTGEGALTVHSFEILGEQSSVFSLADDTPAALNLEPNEFAEIYVEYAPTQIAPASSELFMRSNDPASEVFSVPLTAAAPEPQIFTPEIVTFARTPEGSEDWRVTEITNIGYAPLEIDSISLDGHSDFSMKFPRALTPEEIEEGLAAAPREDDSDVAPQVLQPGESAMVRVIFLPTSSEFRTAEITIESNDPATPRTKVLISANSDAPCLELESEEINFGQASIDRVARRTVALTNCSSIAELAIGSMEFEDDAGGVFGIVESTLPGGLADGDVAILGPRESVNFVLTYNPIEERLDEGVLKISSNDAARRYAYANVIGQGSLLTCPEAIARARVDGTSRWFTAQEGLIASPLATIEFDGSLSNDPDGTQVTYEWALRDKPLSAQTQLSPSITTESPTLWLPYAGRYVVELTVYDGAGLASCEPSEFFIDVIPGGDIWVESSWNSPVGARTDIDLHYVNLNHADQWNSSPWDVYFANKRPSWNDGSTVSLDIDDTCCGGPENLNHDDAAAGTYAFGAYYYPSTSAGDNPVDVDVRVYLGGSLAQEFYRRMNNRSEFWYIAEVSVPDYGITVVDQLTDGYPSL; encoded by the coding sequence ATGATCGAGACATTCTCACTTACTCGTCGTCCCTCCGGCATCGCGCTGCTCCTAAGCGTCTTTTTTGCCCTGGGTCTCATCGCCTGCTCCGACGATCCCGGTGACGGCAATTTCGACACCATTAACACCGGAACGCTGACGGTCTCTCCGACCAGCCTCAACTTCGAGCAGGTCGCCCTGGGAGACTCCATCGCCGAGATGATCACGATCACCAACACCGGTGAAGGCGCGCTTACTGTCCACAGTTTTGAAATCCTCGGCGAGCAGTCCTCGGTCTTCAGCCTGGCCGATGACACCCCCGCCGCGTTGAACCTGGAGCCCAATGAGTTCGCTGAGATCTACGTCGAGTATGCCCCGACGCAGATTGCCCCGGCCAGCAGCGAGCTTTTCATGCGCTCCAATGACCCGGCCTCGGAAGTCTTCTCAGTGCCGCTCACCGCCGCCGCCCCCGAACCTCAGATCTTCACCCCCGAAATCGTGACTTTTGCCCGCACCCCCGAGGGCAGCGAAGACTGGCGCGTCACCGAGATCACCAACATCGGCTATGCTCCGCTCGAAATCGACTCCATCTCGCTCGACGGCCATTCCGACTTCTCCATGAAATTCCCCCGCGCGCTCACGCCGGAAGAAATTGAAGAAGGACTCGCCGCCGCCCCCCGTGAAGACGACTCCGATGTCGCTCCCCAGGTACTGCAACCCGGGGAGTCGGCCATGGTCCGCGTGATCTTCCTCCCGACCAGCTCCGAGTTCCGCACCGCCGAAATCACGATCGAAAGCAACGACCCGGCTACACCGCGCACCAAAGTCCTGATCTCGGCCAACAGCGACGCCCCCTGCCTGGAGCTGGAGAGCGAAGAAATCAACTTCGGCCAGGCCTCCATCGACCGGGTCGCTCGCCGCACCGTCGCTCTGACCAACTGCAGCAGCATCGCCGAACTGGCCATCGGCTCCATGGAATTTGAGGACGACGCCGGTGGAGTCTTCGGTATTGTCGAGTCCACCCTCCCTGGCGGACTCGCCGACGGCGACGTCGCCATCCTTGGCCCCCGTGAGAGCGTTAACTTCGTGCTCACCTACAACCCCATCGAAGAACGCCTGGACGAAGGCGTACTAAAGATCAGCAGCAACGACGCGGCTCGCCGCTACGCCTACGCCAACGTCATCGGACAAGGCTCACTGCTGACCTGCCCCGAAGCCATCGCCCGCGCCCGCGTCGACGGCACCTCCCGCTGGTTCACCGCCCAGGAAGGCCTGATCGCCAGCCCGCTGGCCACGATCGAGTTTGACGGCAGCCTCTCCAACGATCCCGACGGCACCCAGGTCACCTACGAGTGGGCCCTTCGCGACAAGCCACTCAGCGCACAGACCCAGCTCTCCCCCAGCATCACCACCGAGAGCCCCACCCTGTGGTTGCCTTACGCCGGGCGTTATGTGGTTGAGTTGACCGTGTACGACGGCGCCGGCCTGGCCTCCTGTGAACCCTCCGAGTTCTTCATTGACGTCATCCCAGGTGGCGACATCTGGGTGGAGTCTTCTTGGAATAGTCCTGTCGGAGCCCGCACAGATATTGACTTGCACTACGTCAACCTGAACCACGCAGATCAATGGAACAGCTCCCCCTGGGACGTGTACTTTGCCAACAAAAGACCTTCCTGGAACGATGGCAGCACCGTATCGCTCGACATTGATGACACCTGCTGTGGCGGTCCGGAAAACCTCAATCATGATGATGCGGCCGCGGGAACGTATGCCTTTGGCGCGTACTACTACCCGAGCACATCCGCTGGCGACAACCCTGTCGACGTTGACGTTCGTGTCTACCTGGGGGGCTCGCTGGCCCAGGAGTTCTACCGCCGCATGAACAACCGGAGCGAGTTCTGGTACATCGCCGAAGTCTCCGTCCCCGACTACGGGATTACGGTCGTCGACCAGCTGACCGACGGCTACCCTTCGCTCTAA
- a CDS encoding neutral/alkaline non-lysosomal ceramidase N-terminal domain-containing protein, with product MRSQRLSLFGALLVALLSLTACSEPAGPADTPDAGGEDADGGEQDTDTGPQSCQFQSECAHGTYCDTEAGHCVPSPSCGTRQQWAVCVDAFKEIDEDLARRVTCIDRSCVVHCALDTHCPEGNVCTNNGECLPFGGELTGEHPGGDEAAPLQAGVSNVLMNFPIGLSMGGYGSRAAFNAGRYVESIKPSRGQMHGLYARGLALDDGTRQLILLRLPIIFPSGALHEAVARRLQEETGRDWRSSLVISGTHTHSGPGRHWHLPAGDEAALPLGALGTDEFHQQVFDWLTDSVSEAALAALDDLAPARMGWEVVESFDVDDVISSDRWGATPAFDDNRVLMLRVDDLEGNPRGVLLSFGTHGTHNSGDYLTGDAPLGIERGLEQALGQEYDRFVPVMYFNQNGGTMSPRGDSFGHRGPQIFERLGAHIVDRVFEPLTQMETTTEWNFKGHTQRFSIQYDDLNYAPGEFSQDGISTIDDTFYMGGFQCALPEDNDPTTHAVPGEFGCQGIHQIAFHRPVTLFGKSQLTALQLNDLTIVTMPGELAMELGWDIQRALRDAWDIDPFKSFTWGYAQDHLLYLTPTNVRGEKPPFPGHSLEGDLDDYPDYTFSYLQGGYEAQMGPWGFRFGDYLVERAVEAVGIMRGEEVSVAVPTPLPDEFKPTGQPDFPIDPSDPQDVGTILNQPPTQVERRQAIDITWRGGDPGAEMPQAPRIILERADENDAFAPVIRPSRAVYDNREPVFMTRVRNGDDGAWEWGAYWEETHDFEPGTYRFRIEGHYLHPDTGERTPYSSTTDTFELVPSTALNIDQVQMLDGTTMEVRLSYPSADRLLTNGPTNDIAALQGSYRMHHPAVATGLPIPLEEHFDQLSGQVTQNGNTRTVSIDSVETTLETVEGRSDVPVTRAQLRITPPITDGDVELDLSVTDAFGNSGQLQTTQTVDVP from the coding sequence GTGCGATCTCAACGCTTATCTCTTTTTGGTGCGCTTCTGGTGGCGCTCTTAAGTCTGACGGCCTGCTCGGAACCCGCCGGCCCCGCCGATACCCCCGATGCCGGCGGCGAGGATGCCGACGGTGGTGAACAAGACACCGACACGGGCCCGCAGAGCTGCCAGTTCCAGTCCGAATGTGCTCACGGCACCTACTGCGACACCGAGGCCGGTCACTGCGTGCCCTCCCCCTCCTGTGGCACGCGCCAGCAGTGGGCGGTATGCGTGGACGCTTTCAAAGAGATCGACGAAGACCTGGCCCGTCGCGTCACCTGCATCGACCGCAGCTGCGTGGTCCACTGCGCGCTCGACACCCACTGTCCCGAAGGCAACGTCTGCACCAACAACGGCGAGTGCCTCCCCTTTGGCGGAGAGCTCACTGGCGAACACCCCGGCGGTGACGAGGCGGCGCCCCTGCAGGCCGGCGTCTCCAACGTGCTGATGAACTTCCCCATCGGCCTCTCCATGGGCGGATATGGCTCGCGGGCTGCGTTTAACGCCGGACGCTACGTGGAGTCGATCAAACCCAGCCGCGGTCAGATGCACGGCCTCTACGCCCGCGGCCTGGCACTCGACGACGGAACCCGCCAGCTGATCCTCTTGCGCCTGCCCATCATCTTCCCCTCCGGTGCGCTGCACGAAGCCGTCGCTCGCCGGCTCCAGGAGGAGACCGGTCGGGACTGGCGCTCCAGCCTGGTAATCAGCGGCACCCATACCCACTCCGGCCCCGGACGCCACTGGCACCTGCCCGCCGGCGACGAAGCCGCCCTCCCACTGGGCGCGCTCGGCACCGATGAGTTCCACCAGCAGGTCTTCGACTGGCTCACCGATTCGGTCTCCGAAGCCGCGCTGGCCGCACTCGACGACCTGGCCCCGGCCCGCATGGGCTGGGAAGTCGTCGAAAGCTTCGATGTCGACGACGTCATCTCCAGCGACCGCTGGGGTGCCACGCCGGCGTTTGACGATAACCGCGTGCTGATGCTGCGCGTCGACGACCTGGAGGGCAACCCCCGCGGAGTCCTCCTGAGCTTTGGCACCCACGGCACCCACAACTCCGGGGACTACCTCACCGGCGACGCCCCGCTGGGCATTGAACGGGGCCTGGAACAGGCCCTGGGCCAGGAGTACGACCGCTTCGTGCCGGTGATGTACTTCAATCAAAACGGCGGCACGATGTCGCCCCGGGGCGATAGCTTCGGACACCGCGGACCCCAGATCTTTGAGCGTTTAGGCGCCCACATCGTCGATCGCGTCTTTGAGCCCCTGACCCAGATGGAAACCACCACCGAGTGGAACTTCAAGGGCCATACCCAGCGCTTCTCCATTCAATACGACGACCTGAACTACGCTCCCGGCGAGTTTAGTCAGGACGGCATCAGCACCATCGACGACACTTTCTACATGGGCGGGTTTCAATGCGCGCTGCCCGAAGATAACGATCCGACCACCCACGCCGTCCCGGGAGAATTCGGCTGCCAGGGCATCCATCAGATCGCCTTCCACCGACCGGTCACCCTCTTCGGAAAGAGCCAGCTCACCGCGCTGCAGCTCAATGACCTGACCATCGTCACCATGCCCGGAGAGCTGGCCATGGAACTGGGCTGGGATATCCAGCGGGCGCTGCGTGACGCCTGGGACATCGATCCCTTCAAGTCCTTTACCTGGGGCTATGCTCAGGATCACCTGCTCTACCTGACCCCGACCAACGTCCGTGGCGAAAAGCCCCCCTTCCCGGGTCATTCCCTGGAGGGCGATCTCGACGACTATCCCGACTACACCTTCAGCTACCTTCAAGGCGGCTATGAGGCCCAGATGGGCCCCTGGGGCTTCCGCTTCGGAGACTACCTGGTCGAGCGCGCGGTGGAAGCCGTGGGCATCATGCGTGGTGAAGAGGTCAGCGTGGCGGTCCCGACGCCGCTTCCCGACGAGTTCAAGCCCACCGGCCAACCGGACTTCCCCATCGACCCCAGCGATCCGCAGGACGTGGGCACGATCCTCAACCAGCCTCCGACGCAGGTCGAACGCCGCCAGGCGATCGACATCACCTGGCGCGGCGGAGACCCCGGCGCAGAAATGCCGCAGGCCCCCCGCATCATCCTGGAGCGCGCCGACGAAAACGACGCCTTTGCCCCGGTGATCCGCCCCAGCCGCGCGGTCTACGATAACCGCGAGCCCGTGTTCATGACCCGCGTACGCAATGGCGACGACGGCGCCTGGGAATGGGGCGCCTACTGGGAAGAAACCCACGACTTTGAACCGGGCACCTATCGCTTCCGCATCGAAGGTCACTACCTTCACCCGGATACCGGCGAACGCACCCCCTACAGCAGCACCACCGACACCTTTGAGCTGGTGCCTTCGACCGCGCTCAACATCGACCAGGTGCAGATGCTCGACGGCACCACCATGGAGGTTCGCCTCAGCTACCCTTCCGCCGATAGACTCTTGACCAACGGCCCCACCAACGACATCGCCGCCCTCCAGGGCTCCTACCGCATGCACCACCCCGCGGTCGCCACCGGTCTCCCGATCCCGCTGGAAGAGCACTTCGACCAGCTCTCGGGCCAGGTAACCCAGAACGGCAACACCCGCACGGTGAGCATTGACTCTGTAGAGACTACCCTTGAGACAGTAGAGGGCCGCAGCGACGTGCCAGTCACCCGGGCCCAGCTGCGCATCACGCCCCCCATCACCGACGGCGACGTCGAACTCGACCTGAGCGTCACCGACGCCTTCGGCAACTCCGGCCAACTCCAAACCACCCAGACTGTGGATGTACCATGA
- a CDS encoding mechanosensitive ion channel family protein: MHLLLFVVGWSVGLGLNRGLVWAQSSTPSDPGGGTHAPLPAYEAVLADVLSLDLLEIALWRVGAACLVLMAGILMRTTLLDRLLRPLEKLAARTKNDVDDRLIQAIRRPLGWLINLIAIYVAVLIVQVPQALHQVVVLVLQTLGTGFVAWMVFNVVDAVGAYLEGLARRSDTAVDDHLVPLVKRVMRLLVIVVMVITIIQQWGYDVTSLIAGLGLGGLAFALAAQSTLSNWFGSVMILTDRPFKIGDLVQSEHGCGVVTEIGLRSTKLMTFERSIITVPNSDLATTAVENLNKDEVLAISTTLTMTYGTSRATLERIIDQVRRLLARAEGIDNARYLVSFSGFGASSLDIDVQCYAQTRDRYEWYAIRERIFFQIMDIVEEAGGSFAFPSQSLYLETPVRLQRMGARVGAGEDVRGLSSEGLG, encoded by the coding sequence ATGCATCTGCTGCTGTTTGTGGTGGGTTGGAGCGTCGGCCTGGGGCTGAACCGGGGGCTGGTTTGGGCACAGTCATCTACGCCATCGGACCCGGGAGGGGGGACGCACGCTCCCTTGCCGGCGTACGAGGCGGTGCTTGCGGATGTGCTCTCGTTGGATCTTTTGGAGATCGCATTGTGGCGCGTGGGAGCGGCCTGTCTGGTACTGATGGCGGGCATTCTCATGCGCACCACCCTTCTGGATCGCCTGCTGCGGCCGCTGGAAAAACTTGCCGCGCGGACGAAGAACGATGTTGATGATCGTCTGATTCAGGCGATTCGCCGGCCCCTGGGGTGGCTTATCAATCTGATCGCGATCTACGTCGCGGTGCTCATAGTGCAGGTGCCTCAGGCGCTCCATCAGGTGGTGGTGCTGGTGCTGCAGACGTTGGGCACGGGCTTTGTGGCCTGGATGGTCTTCAACGTGGTTGACGCGGTGGGGGCCTATCTGGAGGGGCTAGCCCGGCGCAGTGATACGGCGGTCGATGATCATCTGGTGCCCCTGGTCAAGCGGGTCATGCGTCTGCTGGTGATCGTGGTGATGGTGATCACGATCATTCAGCAGTGGGGCTACGATGTGACGAGTCTCATCGCCGGGCTGGGACTGGGCGGGCTGGCCTTTGCGCTGGCCGCGCAATCGACGCTCTCAAACTGGTTTGGCTCGGTGATGATTTTAACCGATCGTCCCTTCAAAATCGGGGATCTGGTGCAGTCGGAGCACGGCTGTGGTGTGGTCACCGAGATCGGGCTTCGCTCCACGAAGTTGATGACTTTTGAGCGTTCGATCATCACGGTGCCCAACTCCGATCTGGCCACCACGGCGGTGGAGAATCTCAATAAGGACGAGGTTCTGGCGATTTCGACGACGTTGACGATGACCTATGGGACCTCCCGGGCGACGCTGGAGCGGATCATCGATCAGGTGCGGAGGCTGTTGGCCCGGGCCGAGGGCATCGACAACGCTCGTTATCTGGTGAGTTTTTCGGGGTTTGGGGCCAGTTCGCTCGATATTGATGTGCAGTGCTACGCGCAGACGCGTGATCGCTACGAGTGGTATGCGATCCGCGAGCGGATCTTCTTTCAGATCATGGACATCGTTGAGGAGGCCGGAGGGTCCTTTGCCTTTCCCAGCCAGTCGCTCTATCTGGAGACACCGGTGCGTCTGCAGCGAATGGGAGCACGCGTGGGCGCGGGCGAAGACGTAAGGGGGTTGAGTTCGGAGGGGTTGGGTTGA
- a CDS encoding serine/threonine-protein kinase yields the protein MTTQPTDKTPPKRRASTRPIDAPQLLVGRVLDGRYRLDRVLNAGGMGIIFEACQLSVNRTVAVKVLKPTLTRDPSLVERFQLEVELVASMAHPHVVQLIDSGTDAGGLTYLVMEYVDGVTFRQALRRGHLRLADILEVFAQVCEALIEAHGQQIIHRDLKFDNIMLSRHRDGQIHVKLLDFGVAKLLSRKRELTQGGQVAGTPGIIAPELVDGKPPSARSDLYSLGVLLFTALAGEAPFRGENDLALMRAHKTEPLPNLRLRVGQAVPEEVIELTFELLEKEVERRPRDAAQVRDRLRRMRDAQRGRDPDAAIYIPPQGDALEETGERSPLPLHLFELEAEGGERPVRREGWIRFIFPQPLVAPMTVVTMMSLILILLIVTLMYMLYQQFGPPPG from the coding sequence ATGACCACGCAGCCCACCGATAAAACGCCCCCGAAGAGGCGAGCCTCGACGCGTCCGATCGACGCGCCGCAGCTGCTGGTGGGGCGTGTGCTTGATGGGCGCTACCGTCTGGATCGGGTGCTCAACGCCGGAGGCATGGGCATTATCTTTGAGGCCTGCCAGCTCAGCGTGAACCGCACTGTAGCGGTGAAGGTGCTCAAGCCCACACTCACTCGGGATCCCTCGCTGGTGGAGCGTTTTCAGCTTGAGGTGGAGTTGGTGGCCAGTATGGCGCACCCCCACGTGGTGCAACTTATCGACAGTGGCACCGACGCCGGGGGGCTGACCTACCTGGTGATGGAGTACGTCGACGGGGTGACGTTTCGCCAGGCGTTGCGGCGCGGGCATTTGCGGCTGGCCGATATTTTGGAGGTCTTCGCCCAGGTCTGTGAGGCGCTTATTGAGGCTCACGGTCAGCAGATCATTCATCGCGATTTGAAGTTCGATAACATCATGCTCTCGCGGCATCGTGACGGACAGATCCACGTGAAGCTGCTGGATTTCGGGGTGGCCAAGTTGCTCTCGCGTAAACGGGAGCTGACCCAGGGAGGGCAGGTTGCCGGGACGCCGGGGATCATTGCGCCGGAGCTGGTGGATGGAAAGCCGCCTTCGGCGCGCAGCGACTTATACAGCCTGGGGGTGCTCCTCTTTACAGCGCTGGCAGGGGAGGCGCCTTTTCGGGGGGAGAATGACCTGGCGTTGATGCGGGCACATAAGACAGAGCCGCTGCCGAATCTGCGACTGCGGGTGGGGCAGGCCGTCCCCGAAGAGGTCATTGAGTTGACCTTTGAGCTGCTGGAAAAAGAAGTGGAGCGTCGTCCGCGCGACGCCGCCCAGGTGCGGGATCGGCTGCGCCGGATGCGCGATGCGCAGCGTGGTCGGGATCCGGATGCGGCGATCTACATTCCCCCGCAGGGCGACGCGCTGGAAGAGACCGGTGAGCGCAGTCCGCTGCCGCTGCATCTCTTTGAGTTGGAGGCTGAAGGCGGCGAGCGACCCGTGCGCCGGGAGGGATGGATTCGCTTTATCTTCCCTCAGCCGCTGGTGGCTCCGATGACGGTGGTCACGATGATGAGCCTGATCTTGATCCTGCTCATCGTGACCCTGATGTACATGCTCTACCAGCAGTTTGGTCCGCCGCCGGGGTGA
- a CDS encoding acyl-CoA dehydrogenase family protein, whose translation MSESIEPSFEIPQPNARGRQALQGFGEAMRHNAFEGDGHFRRVIRRYARPERRPALEAALAAFGQVVLGPLDEVVRKNNEPGNLPQLQRYTGFGERIEAIDHHPSYHEAGRMIYGSGVMAAYAEHPNTLGALSRFYLSSLNGEAGHNCPLACTAGVIRVLQELGSEELKARYLPGFLDAEYDNHLEGAQFLTEVQGGSDVGANATRALRAEDGSFRIYGEKWFCSNIDADVFLMTARVEELGQEGTRGLGLFLVPRLLEDGSVNEFYVRRLKDKLGTRSMASGECDFRGAQAFHMGELGQGFKHMMNLVINTSRLYNAVGCCGVMRRAYLSARLYAEHREAFGQPILNYPLVQETLGDMRAELEAMVSANFHLCALQDRLDEGEASEQEAAFLRMAININKSRTAISARQACVQGIEVLGGNGAIESFSVLPRLLRDAIVYENWEGTHNTLYMQVLRDMHRYRVHAGFFAYLSGLLDQVQGAEYERAEELSRALGELSAQVDRVLSLNQASASLAMRELVDQLATLFYGVVRVWERDGGALDGEDEAVDRASVEHFLDRGVREPRGVDESGYLRRLQTLAMRR comes from the coding sequence ATGAGCGAGTCGATCGAGCCGAGCTTTGAAATTCCGCAACCCAATGCCCGTGGTCGCCAGGCGCTTCAGGGCTTTGGTGAGGCGATGCGCCACAACGCCTTTGAGGGCGACGGGCATTTTCGGCGAGTGATCAGGCGCTACGCCAGGCCGGAGCGTCGCCCGGCGTTGGAGGCCGCGCTGGCTGCGTTTGGTCAGGTGGTGTTGGGGCCGCTGGATGAGGTGGTGCGCAAGAATAACGAGCCGGGCAACCTTCCGCAGCTCCAGCGCTACACCGGTTTTGGGGAGCGTATCGAGGCCATCGATCATCACCCGAGCTATCATGAGGCCGGGCGCATGATTTATGGCTCCGGGGTGATGGCGGCCTACGCCGAGCATCCGAACACCCTGGGGGCGCTGAGTCGCTTTTACCTCTCGAGCCTCAATGGGGAGGCCGGGCATAATTGTCCGCTGGCCTGTACCGCCGGGGTGATCCGGGTACTGCAGGAGCTGGGCAGCGAGGAGCTCAAAGCGAGGTATCTGCCGGGGTTTCTCGACGCCGAGTATGACAACCACCTGGAGGGCGCCCAGTTTCTGACCGAGGTTCAGGGCGGGAGTGATGTGGGGGCCAATGCGACCCGGGCGTTGCGGGCCGAAGACGGGAGTTTTCGGATCTACGGGGAGAAGTGGTTCTGCTCAAATATCGATGCGGACGTCTTTCTGATGACGGCGCGGGTCGAGGAGCTGGGGCAGGAGGGCACCCGTGGGCTGGGGCTCTTTTTGGTGCCGCGCCTTCTGGAAGACGGCTCGGTCAACGAGTTCTACGTGCGTCGTCTCAAGGATAAGCTGGGCACGCGCTCGATGGCCTCGGGGGAGTGCGACTTTCGCGGGGCACAGGCGTTTCATATGGGGGAGCTCGGCCAGGGCTTCAAGCATATGATGAACCTGGTGATCAACACCTCGCGTCTCTACAACGCGGTGGGGTGTTGCGGGGTGATGCGTCGGGCTTACCTCAGCGCCCGGCTCTACGCGGAGCACCGCGAGGCCTTTGGGCAGCCGATTCTCAACTACCCGCTGGTGCAGGAGACGCTGGGCGATATGCGCGCGGAGTTGGAGGCGATGGTTTCGGCGAATTTTCATCTCTGCGCGCTTCAGGATCGGCTGGATGAGGGGGAGGCCAGCGAGCAGGAGGCGGCGTTTTTGCGCATGGCCATCAACATCAACAAGTCGCGTACGGCGATCTCGGCCCGCCAGGCCTGCGTGCAGGGCATTGAGGTGCTGGGCGGCAATGGCGCCATCGAGAGTTTTTCGGTGCTGCCGCGTTTGTTGCGCGATGCGATCGTCTACGAGAACTGGGAGGGGACGCATAACACCCTTTACATGCAGGTGCTGCGCGACATGCACCGCTACCGGGTGCACGCGGGCTTTTTTGCGTACTTAAGCGGGCTGCTCGATCAGGTGCAGGGCGCCGAGTATGAGCGGGCCGAGGAGTTGTCGCGGGCGTTGGGCGAGCTTTCGGCACAGGTCGACCGGGTGTTGAGTCTGAATCAGGCCAGCGCCAGTCTGGCGATGCGAGAGCTGGTCGATCAGCTGGCCACGCTGTTTTACGGCGTGGTGAGGGTCTGGGAGCGCGATGGCGGCGCGCTCGACGGGGAAGATGAAGCCGTGGATCGAGCCTCGGTGGAGCATTTTTTGGATCGCGGGGTGCGCGAACCGCGCGGTGTGGATGAATCGGGTTACCTCAGGCGTTTACAGACACTGGCGATGCGCCGCTGA
- a CDS encoding M20/M25/M40 family metallo-hydrolase, producing the protein MSETKQPWNESMPEAQFNFMREVLAAPSPIGLEAAMSYGVLKPRFDEVKLEGWAVHQFRGNAGLVLDTHPGEDERLTVMIIGHADKIRMQVRSISDDGKIWINSDSFLPLTLIGNEVILFSEDPEKPGSYRELRGGTIEALGAIHFADSSVRTGDKGLKPEQLYLELGLHGEDRKKQVEKLGIRAGDPILLDRPIRRGFGPDSFTGAYLDNGLGCFVSAECARILAEEGGLKNVRVLFAIATHEEIGRFGSRVLAGELKPDVVIGVDVNHDLEAAPGVGDKRFTPLKMGKGYTLSVGAVASEFLNRLFEETALANEIPVQRDVCGRDTGTDAMAAVLASVDAAATSIGFPIRNMHTVSELGHTGDVLASIYGLVRTLQHMDQANDGKGLTADDFRNGHPRLDQVETLSHRGA; encoded by the coding sequence ATGAGCGAGACGAAGCAGCCCTGGAATGAGTCGATGCCTGAGGCGCAATTCAACTTCATGCGTGAGGTCCTCGCTGCGCCGAGCCCGATCGGGCTGGAGGCGGCAATGAGCTACGGAGTGCTCAAGCCGCGGTTCGACGAAGTGAAGTTGGAGGGCTGGGCGGTACATCAGTTCCGCGGCAACGCGGGCCTGGTGCTCGATACCCATCCGGGGGAAGACGAGCGCCTGACGGTGATGATCATCGGCCACGCCGATAAGATCCGCATGCAGGTGCGCAGCATTTCCGACGATGGCAAGATCTGGATTAACAGCGACTCCTTTTTGCCGCTGACCCTGATCGGTAACGAAGTCATTCTGTTCAGCGAAGATCCCGAGAAGCCGGGAAGCTACCGCGAGCTTCGCGGCGGGACCATTGAGGCGCTGGGAGCGATTCACTTCGCGGACAGCTCGGTGCGCACCGGCGACAAGGGCTTGAAGCCCGAGCAGCTCTACCTGGAGCTGGGGCTTCATGGCGAGGATCGCAAGAAGCAGGTTGAGAAGCTGGGGATTCGCGCCGGCGATCCGATCCTGCTCGACCGTCCGATTCGTCGTGGGTTCGGGCCCGACAGCTTCACCGGCGCGTACCTGGACAACGGGCTGGGCTGTTTTGTGAGCGCGGAGTGTGCTCGCATTCTGGCGGAAGAGGGCGGGCTGAAGAACGTGCGCGTGCTCTTTGCCATCGCCACCCACGAGGAGATCGGTCGCTTTGGCAGCCGGGTGCTCGCTGGCGAGTTGAAGCCTGATGTGGTCATTGGCGTGGATGTGAACCACGACCTGGAGGCGGCGCCGGGTGTGGGCGACAAGCGCTTCACCCCGCTGAAGATGGGCAAGGGTTACACGTTGAGCGTGGGCGCGGTGGCCAGCGAGTTTCTCAACCGTCTCTTTGAAGAGACGGCGCTGGCCAACGAGATTCCCGTGCAGCGGGATGTGTGTGGTCGCGACACCGGAACCGACGCGATGGCGGCGGTGCTGGCGAGCGTGGATGCGGCGGCGACCTCGATCGGTTTCCCGATTCGCAACATGCACACGGTATCGGAGCTGGGACATACCGGCGATGTGCTGGCCTCGATCTACGGGTTGGTGCGCACACTTCAGCACATGGACCAGGCCAACGATGGCAAGGGATTGACGGCGGATGATTTCCGCAACGGTCACCCGCGCCTGGATCAGGTTGAGACGCTCAGTCACCGCGGCGCCTGA